One part of the Actinomycetota bacterium genome encodes these proteins:
- the rplT gene encoding 50S ribosomal protein L20 gives MARVKRAVHSKKHRRAVLERAQGYYGNKSRSFRAASEQVMHSLQYAYRDRRARKGDFRQLWIQRINAAARQNGMSYSRFISGLRIAGVEVDRKILADLAVSDPAAFAALVKVAEGARQAS, from the coding sequence ATGGCAAGGGTGAAACGCGCCGTCCACAGCAAGAAGCACCGTCGTGCGGTGCTCGAGCGCGCGCAGGGGTACTACGGCAACAAGAGCCGGTCCTTCCGCGCCGCCAGCGAGCAGGTGATGCACTCGCTGCAGTACGCGTACCGCGATCGCCGGGCGCGCAAGGGCGACTTCCGACAGCTGTGGATCCAGCGCATCAACGCGGCCGCCCGCCAGAACGGGATGAGCTACAGCCGCTTCATCTCCGGCCTCCGCATCGCAGGGGTCGAGGTCGACCGCAAGATCCTGGCGGACCTCGCCGTCTCCGATCCCGCCGCATTCGCCGCCCTCGTGAAGGTGGCGGAGGGAGCGCGTCAAGCCAGCTGA
- the rpmI gene encoding 50S ribosomal protein L35: MPKMKTHRGLAKRFRVTGSGKLMRRKAFRGHNYEKKSSVRTRRLARDVEVTGGDRANVKRLLGL; this comes from the coding sequence ATGCCCAAGATGAAGACGCACCGGGGTCTGGCCAAGCGGTTCCGGGTGACCGGCAGCGGCAAGCTGATGCGCCGCAAGGCCTTCCGGGGCCACAACTACGAGAAGAAGTCGTCCGTGCGCACCCGTCGCCTCGCCCGCGACGTGGAGGTCACGGGCGGCGACCGGGCCAACGTGAAGCGCCTGCTCGGCCTCTAG